Proteins co-encoded in one Acinetobacter lwoffii genomic window:
- a CDS encoding ATP-binding cassette domain-containing protein, producing MAYITLRDVQLAFGGPALLDGANFNLERGERVCLIGRNGEGKSTLLKLIEGSLLPDNGEVSLQNGITISMLAQDVPMDSGKVADIVADGAGEASEVLRAYHAASEACVLGDMDACDRMGNLQHKMDQLDGWALETKVNSILSKMGLDPDADLADLSGGRKRRVLLARALLTQPDVLLLDEPTNHLDVESIEWLEKFLLDQNNLTLLFISHDRAFVDSIATRIVELDRGQLRSYEGNYSRYLDLKAQQMEAEEKQNALFDKKLAEEEVWIRQGIKARRTRNEGRVRALKALREESRARRSQQGKVTMATQDANRSGKLVFEIENLSVKFGENTPIINNFSALVLRGDRIGLVGDNGVGKTTLIKAILGELEHGGTVKTGTQLEVAYFDQLRNALDLEKSVKDNVSEGSDHVDVNGNRRHIYSYLQDFLFSPERARTPVKALSGGERNRILLAKLLLKPSNLIVMDEPTNDLDMVTLELLEEMLGGYKGTLLLISHDRAFMDNVVTSTWVFDGKGNIDEYVGGYQDYLEQRPDQTVVDQKSAVKKAMAKAEAETAPAAAKKVKLSYKDQRALEQLPAEMEALEKEQAEINAQLADGSLFVTDSDKALKLSNRLSEIDELLLEKLERWEELDNLSNG from the coding sequence ATGGCCTATATTACCCTTAGGGATGTCCAACTTGCGTTTGGTGGACCCGCCCTGCTCGACGGCGCGAATTTTAACTTGGAACGCGGCGAACGAGTGTGTTTGATTGGCCGTAATGGTGAGGGTAAGTCTACCTTACTTAAGCTGATTGAAGGAAGTTTACTGCCTGACAACGGCGAAGTTTCATTACAAAACGGCATTACCATTTCCATGCTGGCGCAAGATGTACCGATGGATTCAGGTAAAGTGGCTGATATCGTGGCAGATGGCGCTGGTGAAGCGTCAGAAGTTCTGCGTGCTTATCATGCTGCCAGTGAAGCTTGTGTACTCGGTGACATGGACGCCTGTGATCGTATGGGCAACCTGCAACACAAAATGGATCAGCTGGATGGCTGGGCCCTGGAAACCAAGGTCAATTCGATTTTAAGCAAAATGGGCCTGGACCCGGATGCAGATCTTGCCGATTTATCTGGTGGTCGTAAGCGTCGTGTACTACTGGCACGTGCTTTACTTACCCAACCCGATGTGCTGTTACTGGACGAACCGACGAACCATTTAGACGTTGAAAGTATCGAATGGCTGGAAAAATTCCTGCTCGATCAAAACAATTTGACCCTGCTGTTCATTTCGCATGACCGTGCCTTTGTCGATAGCATTGCCACCCGTATTGTCGAGCTGGATCGTGGTCAACTACGTAGCTATGAAGGTAACTATTCACGTTATCTAGACCTGAAAGCCCAGCAGATGGAAGCTGAAGAAAAGCAAAATGCGCTCTTCGATAAAAAGCTGGCTGAAGAAGAAGTCTGGATCCGTCAAGGGATTAAAGCCCGTCGTACCCGCAACGAAGGCCGTGTTCGTGCCCTGAAAGCATTGCGTGAAGAATCTAGAGCACGTCGTTCGCAACAAGGTAAAGTGACGATGGCAACTCAGGATGCCAACCGTTCAGGCAAACTGGTGTTTGAAATTGAGAACCTGAGTGTGAAATTCGGTGAAAATACACCGATCATCAATAATTTCTCTGCACTTGTACTCCGTGGCGACCGTATCGGTCTGGTCGGTGATAACGGTGTCGGTAAAACTACACTCATTAAAGCCATTCTGGGCGAGCTAGAACATGGCGGTACGGTGAAGACCGGTACGCAGCTTGAAGTGGCCTATTTTGACCAGTTACGTAATGCGTTGGATCTGGAAAAATCAGTCAAAGATAACGTATCAGAAGGTTCTGACCACGTGGATGTGAATGGCAACCGCCGTCATATTTATAGTTATCTGCAAGACTTCCTGTTCTCGCCGGAGCGTGCACGTACCCCAGTCAAAGCTTTGTCTGGTGGTGAACGTAACCGTATCCTGTTGGCGAAACTGTTGCTGAAACCATCGAACCTGATTGTGATGGATGAGCCAACCAACGACCTGGACATGGTGACTTTAGAGTTATTGGAAGAAATGCTCGGTGGCTACAAAGGCACTCTGCTGTTGATCTCGCATGACCGTGCCTTTATGGACAACGTGGTGACATCCACTTGGGTCTTTGATGGTAAGGGCAATATTGACGAATATGTCGGCGGTTATCAGGATTATCTTGAACAACGTCCGGATCAAACCGTGGTTGACCAAAAAAGTGCCGTGAAAAAAGCCATGGCCAAAGCAGAAGCCGAGACTGCGCCGGCCGCTGCCAAAAAAGTTAAACTCAGTTATAAAGACCAACGTGCACTCGAGCAACTTCCAGCTGAGATGGAAGCGCTGGAAAAAGAGCAGGCCGAGATCAATGCACAACTGGCTGATGGTTCTTTATTTGTGACTGATTCTGATAAAGCACTGAAACTTTCTAACCGTTTATCTGAAATTGATGAGCTGTTACTGGAAAAATTAGAGCGCTGGGAAGAGCTGGACAATCTAAGTAACGGCTAA
- a CDS encoding LpxL/LpxP family acyltransferase: MSTQPAYQPGEFQWSFLLPQYWGKWLGIIFLMILAILPWAIQHRLASLLGQLSFKYLKSRRETTLRNLEVCFPEWSKEQVQDNARQVFIDQMLGVFETLNAWYSPKWFDGRVSIEGLEHIQKAQAAGQGMLLLGTHSTLLDAGGYLCAQYFDPDVVYRPQNNPLLDMLIYRCRATIYANQIDHDDMRGLVRNLKNGHAIWYSPDQDYGLKQGVMAPFFGVPAATVTAHRRLLKMTKAAAIPLYFYRHGDINNPRYHVLIEPALENFPSENEVEDATRVNRVIEQQLRIAPTQYMWFHRRFKTRPEGYKSIY, translated from the coding sequence ATGAGTACTCAGCCTGCATATCAACCCGGTGAATTTCAATGGTCATTCCTGTTACCTCAATACTGGGGCAAATGGCTGGGCATTATTTTCCTGATGATTCTGGCGATCTTACCTTGGGCTATTCAGCATCGTCTAGCGTCCCTGCTGGGCCAGCTTTCTTTCAAATATCTAAAATCACGTCGTGAAACCACACTTCGCAATCTGGAAGTCTGTTTTCCCGAATGGTCTAAAGAGCAGGTACAGGACAATGCCCGTCAGGTATTTATCGATCAAATGCTGGGTGTGTTTGAGACGCTCAATGCCTGGTACAGTCCGAAATGGTTTGATGGTCGCGTCAGTATTGAAGGTTTGGAACATATTCAAAAGGCACAAGCCGCAGGCCAAGGCATGCTGTTATTAGGCACACATTCAACTTTGCTCGATGCTGGCGGTTATCTTTGTGCACAGTATTTTGACCCGGATGTGGTGTATCGTCCGCAGAATAATCCGCTTTTGGACATGCTGATTTACCGTTGTCGCGCCACAATTTATGCCAATCAGATTGACCATGATGATATGCGCGGTCTGGTACGTAACCTGAAAAATGGCCATGCGATCTGGTACAGTCCGGATCAGGATTATGGTTTAAAACAAGGCGTGATGGCACCTTTTTTTGGCGTGCCTGCGGCGACTGTAACCGCACATCGCCGTTTACTGAAAATGACCAAAGCGGCTGCAATTCCTTTATATTTCTACCGTCATGGCGATATTAACAATCCGCGCTACCATGTGCTCATTGAACCGGCACTGGAAAACTTCCCTAGTGAGAATGAAGTTGAAGATGCCACTCGCGTGAACCGGGTGATTGAGCAGCAGTTGCGCATCGCACCGACCCAATATATGTGGTTCCACCGCCGTTTTAAGACTCGCCCTGAAGGTTATAAATCAATTTACTAA
- a CDS encoding endonuclease/exonuclease/phosphatase family protein, which translates to MIWVIQILAIIVIWLSFWSLIPRDEWWIRGADFPRLQILVLGFIAFVLFLVLEHPWNWLNQLLFVGLMAALAYQLKMVLPYTFIWKKQVKQVKQDQLDPQRQISLVVSNVLTTNTKYHLLIEQIQIHQPDLVLTLETDQNWQNALSVIEADYPYRVPVPLDNLYGMHLYSKLELRETEVKFILSNEIPSIHTTVILRSGQPVQLYCLHPKPPSPTEAKDSTLRDAELLIVGDQIKDLDESCIVMGDLNDVAWSRTTRLFQRISGLLDPRVGRHYVNTFHADYPFFRWSLDHVFHSTDFALVHMERLPHVGSDHFPVFLVLQTGRVFEHIQEELEQTDKDEQEAQKAIEEGIQKAEKEEKIVTDEVALAYKEGGKIS; encoded by the coding sequence ATGATATGGGTTATCCAAATTCTGGCAATCATTGTCATTTGGTTAAGTTTTTGGTCACTGATACCACGCGATGAATGGTGGATTCGGGGTGCGGATTTTCCACGCTTACAAATTCTGGTATTAGGCTTTATCGCCTTTGTGCTGTTCTTGGTTCTGGAGCACCCCTGGAACTGGTTGAATCAGCTGCTTTTTGTCGGGCTGATGGCAGCTTTGGCCTATCAACTGAAAATGGTATTGCCCTATACCTTTATCTGGAAAAAACAGGTCAAGCAGGTCAAGCAGGATCAGCTGGATCCGCAACGTCAGATTTCCCTGGTCGTTTCCAATGTACTTACTACCAATACCAAATATCATTTACTGATCGAGCAGATCCAGATTCATCAGCCAGATCTGGTTTTGACTCTGGAAACCGATCAAAACTGGCAAAATGCACTCTCGGTGATTGAAGCCGATTATCCTTATCGCGTGCCTGTGCCTTTGGATAACCTGTATGGCATGCATCTATATAGCAAGCTCGAACTGAGAGAAACCGAGGTTAAATTTATTCTGAGTAATGAAATTCCCTCCATTCATACCACGGTGATCTTACGCTCAGGACAACCGGTACAGCTCTACTGTCTGCATCCCAAACCACCCAGTCCGACCGAGGCCAAGGATTCTACCTTGCGTGATGCTGAACTGCTGATTGTCGGTGATCAGATTAAAGATCTGGATGAAAGCTGTATCGTCATGGGCGATCTGAATGACGTGGCCTGGTCACGTACCACACGCCTGTTTCAACGTATTAGTGGGCTGCTGGATCCGCGGGTAGGACGTCATTATGTGAATACTTTTCACGCAGATTATCCTTTTTTCCGCTGGTCGCTGGATCACGTCTTTCATAGTACCGATTTTGCCTTGGTACACATGGAGCGTTTACCGCATGTAGGTTCTGACCATTTTCCGGTCTTTCTGGTTTTACAAACCGGTCGGGTATTCGAGCATATTCAGGAAGAATTAGAACAAACTGATAAAGATGAGCAGGAAGCACAAAAAGCCATTGAAGAGGGCATTCAGAAAGCAGAGAAAGAGGAAAAAATAGTCACTGATGAAGTTGCCCTGGCTTATAAAGAAGGGGGCAAAATCTCATAG
- the asd gene encoding aspartate-semialdehyde dehydrogenase, whose product MKVGLVGWRGMVGSVLMQRMVEENDFAHFEPFYFSTSNAGGEAPAFGGKTAPALMDASDINSLKQMDVIITCQGGDYTSEVFPKLKAEGWNGYWIDAASTLRMDDEAIIVLDPVNMHVIKDGLVKGTKTFVGGNCTVSLMLMGLGGLFQNNLVEWATSMTYQAASGAGAQNMRELINGMGYLYNNTKELLDDPRSPILDIDSRIAELQRGEGFPSANFGVPLAGSLIPYIDKQLESGQSKEEWKGQVETNKILGNQQIVPIDGHCVRIGAMRCHSQALTLKLKRDVPLDEIEDIIARANDWSKVVPNTREASMTDLTPVAVTGTLSVPVGRLRKLNMGKEYLGAFTVGDQLLWGAAEPLRRMLRILIDYKNA is encoded by the coding sequence ATGAAAGTAGGTCTGGTCGGTTGGCGCGGGATGGTTGGTTCCGTCCTTATGCAACGTATGGTTGAAGAGAATGATTTTGCTCATTTTGAGCCATTCTATTTCTCTACCAGTAATGCAGGCGGTGAAGCGCCGGCATTTGGCGGTAAGACCGCCCCAGCACTTATGGATGCATCAGACATTAACAGTCTGAAGCAAATGGATGTCATTATTACCTGTCAAGGTGGCGACTATACCTCTGAAGTTTTCCCGAAATTGAAAGCTGAAGGCTGGAATGGTTACTGGATTGATGCAGCATCGACCTTACGTATGGATGATGAAGCCATCATCGTACTTGATCCGGTCAACATGCATGTGATCAAAGATGGTCTGGTCAAAGGTACCAAGACTTTTGTCGGCGGTAACTGTACAGTTTCCTTGATGCTGATGGGCTTGGGCGGTCTGTTCCAGAACAATCTGGTAGAATGGGCAACTTCAATGACCTATCAGGCCGCTTCAGGTGCTGGCGCGCAAAACATGCGTGAACTGATCAATGGTATGGGTTATTTATATAACAATACCAAAGAGTTGCTAGATGATCCGCGTTCTCCAATTCTGGATATCGACTCTAGAATTGCTGAATTACAACGTGGTGAAGGCTTCCCGTCTGCAAACTTTGGCGTTCCTTTGGCTGGCTCACTCATTCCTTATATCGACAAGCAGCTGGAAAGCGGCCAGTCGAAAGAAGAATGGAAAGGTCAGGTTGAAACCAACAAGATTCTGGGCAATCAGCAGATCGTACCGATTGATGGTCACTGTGTGCGTATTGGTGCCATGCGTTGTCACTCTCAGGCATTAACCCTGAAATTGAAAAGAGATGTACCTTTGGATGAAATCGAAGACATCATTGCACGTGCCAATGACTGGTCTAAAGTGGTTCCAAATACTCGTGAAGCATCAATGACTGATCTGACGCCTGTTGCTGTAACAGGTACTTTAAGCGTTCCAGTCGGCCGCCTGCGCAAGCTGAACATGGGTAAAGAATATCTGGGTGCGTTCACTGTAGGTGACCAGTTGCTTTGGGGTGCTGCCGAGCCGTTACGCCGTATGCTGCGTATTTTGATTGATTATAAAAATGCCTAA
- a CDS encoding FimV/HubP-related protein, with translation MTELTIKMTVYNKLKLAILAIVASQNIYAINVDPVQIQSAPGELLYAEMTFRQSDINLPIEVSLASPEDLISIGASHQPPGHLNFFTRRSNNGTGVITITSSRPMTERELNIIVKIKEGSAARLQHIRTPLQAKTDLLKASLKQNERPLAPVVVVSEKDIALNLPVSSHYSTAASAVSNKPPVLEKPLALQRTAPPALSNTSIPKTAFAPAVMTSSPAIQAQAIAPVLKSEAVTAPDTQAPVKTAAALSDSVKTSQATLASPAPAAVSTTDKPASTMPANQSASVPNKVDVQKAAESRSDHQTASSDPLVKKFAEEQARKSTGSANPVKTPAPVTAKAQPVKVASNQTSPTYVVQSNESLWGIASRIAEQQQRPVNEVMQQIKKDNEHAFIGGNADRLRKGAALNLNTTHPAPAPIKVTAAKQTELPSKPAGKTKYRLNQAEMSLVAENQHDSGQVSANQNTERNQTSKELSLKVMTAREKTVKLQRNVTELELALNQKDHRIQLLNARLAQLQQQLKAQQADKKPIN, from the coding sequence ATGACTGAGCTCACGATTAAGATGACTGTATATAACAAATTAAAGCTTGCCATTTTAGCCATTGTCGCTTCACAAAATATTTATGCGATTAATGTAGATCCGGTTCAGATTCAGTCTGCTCCTGGGGAATTACTCTATGCAGAAATGACTTTTCGGCAGTCTGATATCAATTTGCCGATTGAAGTCAGTCTGGCTTCACCAGAAGATTTAATCTCGATTGGGGCATCGCATCAGCCGCCTGGCCATTTGAATTTTTTTACTCGGCGCAGCAATAATGGCACCGGAGTCATTACTATTACTTCTTCTCGCCCCATGACAGAACGCGAGCTGAATATTATTGTCAAAATCAAGGAAGGCAGTGCCGCACGTCTGCAACATATCCGTACGCCCTTACAAGCTAAAACCGATTTATTAAAAGCCAGTCTCAAACAGAATGAACGCCCGCTTGCACCAGTTGTTGTCGTCAGTGAAAAAGATATTGCACTCAACTTACCCGTAAGTAGCCATTACAGTACAGCAGCTTCCGCAGTCTCAAATAAGCCACCGGTGTTAGAAAAGCCGTTGGCATTGCAACGCACAGCACCACCTGCATTATCGAACACTTCCATTCCTAAAACTGCATTTGCGCCAGCTGTAATGACATCAAGTCCAGCGATTCAGGCGCAAGCGATTGCGCCTGTGCTTAAAAGCGAGGCTGTAACTGCACCCGATACTCAAGCCCCAGTTAAAACTGCAGCGGCGCTTTCAGATTCAGTAAAGACCTCACAAGCCACTCTTGCATCGCCGGCTCCTGCAGCAGTCTCGACTACAGATAAACCAGCTAGTACGATGCCAGCAAATCAAAGCGCATCAGTACCAAATAAAGTAGATGTGCAGAAAGCGGCAGAGTCTCGTTCTGATCATCAGACTGCCTCCAGTGATCCATTGGTGAAGAAATTTGCTGAGGAGCAAGCCAGAAAATCAACTGGATCAGCCAATCCGGTGAAAACTCCGGCTCCAGTGACTGCAAAAGCTCAACCAGTCAAAGTAGCTTCAAATCAAACTTCACCTACTTATGTCGTTCAATCCAATGAGTCACTGTGGGGGATTGCTTCACGAATTGCCGAACAGCAGCAGCGCCCGGTCAACGAAGTCATGCAGCAAATCAAAAAAGACAATGAGCATGCCTTTATCGGAGGAAATGCCGATCGTCTACGCAAGGGTGCTGCATTGAACTTAAATACGACTCATCCTGCACCTGCGCCCATTAAAGTCACTGCAGCAAAGCAAACCGAGCTACCGTCTAAGCCTGCTGGCAAAACAAAATACCGTTTGAATCAGGCAGAAATGAGCCTGGTGGCTGAGAACCAGCACGATTCTGGGCAAGTTTCTGCAAACCAGAACACAGAACGCAATCAAACATCAAAGGAATTGTCATTAAAAGTTATGACAGCCCGAGAAAAAACCGTTAAATTACAGAGAAACGTAACTGAATTAGAATTGGCACTCAATCAGAAGGATCACAGAATTCAGTTATTAAATGCGCGTCTGGCCCAGCTACAACAACAGCTCAAAGCCCAACAAGCAGATAAGAAGCCAATTAATTAA
- a CDS encoding fimbrial protein FimV — protein sequence MLIYVIPLVILIIVLIVFKKRQDAQESDKAKTKTVKAKKPGSASKAAPQRTKVVEPVGVTKKSATPLSAETRKKIEGLIQERNFFAAEAQINQALNRDNSQHEFYLLLLDIHILQQDDFAITQLINHIRVLKIDEILSQAEEKRSAYEREKSVKPDPVSKSVAFASNTSDFDELSLTSLPVDTKAGLAFEQLQQESAPVKEEPAPLEFNFKPSAAPASTSATKTEPEQDNSFDFNPKSSFTQSVPTESAPVVVNEVQFDFESFKVEPTTSEISSVASDRLETDSENKTNLNQIPDLDLNLSTNNEQLPASDEEIKPLDFSFSLDTPVPAAEKIAVPATEFDLSSLTAAAPVAEPVVQTNLSGMDFKLDHLETTPEAPTTPAQTAINQHDPLVQSFPELLNVNEASLNLDLAQQYIQLGAYAAAREVISEREAEYTPEQQQRAEQLLNQIAS from the coding sequence ATGCTGATTTATGTGATTCCATTAGTGATATTGATCATCGTATTAATTGTCTTTAAAAAACGACAAGATGCTCAAGAATCAGATAAAGCAAAAACTAAAACGGTAAAAGCGAAAAAACCTGGCTCTGCTTCAAAAGCTGCCCCACAAAGAACCAAAGTGGTGGAGCCAGTCGGGGTCACAAAAAAATCAGCAACGCCATTATCAGCAGAAACACGCAAGAAAATTGAAGGCCTGATTCAGGAGCGTAATTTTTTTGCGGCCGAAGCACAGATTAACCAGGCACTGAATCGGGATAATTCACAGCATGAGTTTTATCTGCTGTTATTGGATATTCATATCTTACAGCAAGATGATTTTGCGATTACCCAACTGATTAATCATATTCGTGTTCTGAAAATCGATGAAATTCTATCTCAGGCTGAAGAAAAAAGAAGCGCCTATGAAAGAGAAAAATCGGTTAAACCAGATCCAGTTTCTAAGTCTGTTGCTTTCGCATCGAATACAAGTGATTTTGATGAATTGAGTCTTACATCACTTCCTGTAGATACAAAAGCTGGTTTAGCATTCGAGCAACTACAACAAGAAAGTGCGCCAGTTAAAGAAGAACCAGCACCTCTTGAATTTAATTTTAAGCCGAGTGCTGCCCCTGCCTCAACCAGCGCAACAAAGACTGAGCCTGAACAAGACAACAGTTTTGACTTTAATCCAAAGAGTAGCTTTACTCAGAGTGTGCCGACTGAATCAGCACCAGTAGTGGTTAATGAAGTTCAGTTTGACTTTGAATCTTTTAAAGTAGAGCCAACAACGTCAGAAATTTCTTCTGTAGCTTCTGATCGTCTAGAAACAGATTCTGAAAATAAAACGAATCTTAATCAGATTCCTGATCTTGATCTCAATTTAAGCACTAATAATGAACAGTTACCGGCTAGCGATGAAGAAATCAAGCCTCTAGATTTTTCATTCTCACTTGACACACCTGTACCAGCAGCTGAGAAAATTGCGGTACCAGCGACTGAGTTTGATCTGTCTAGCTTGACAGCTGCAGCACCTGTGGCAGAGCCGGTTGTACAAACCAATCTATCCGGAATGGATTTCAAATTAGATCATTTGGAAACCACGCCAGAAGCACCTACTACGCCAGCTCAGACAGCGATCAATCAACATGATCCTCTGGTGCAATCTTTCCCGGAATTACTGAATGTTAATGAAGCAAGTCTCAATCTTGATCTTGCCCAGCAATATATTCAACTCGGTGCCTATGCCGCTGCCCGTGAAGTCATTTCAGAGCGAGAAGCTGAATATACTCCTGAACAACAGCAACGCGCCGAGCAATTACTGAATCAAATCGCATCTTGA
- a CDS encoding asparaginase domain-containing protein yields the protein MIKNIALIYMGGTFGCVGDPLAPMPADLFIPKLEQILAEQYFVECHHAPAIKDSSACTATDWLQLVQFIQQLQSRQIQHFVIIHGTDTLSYASAVLAHFIGNSAHVVLTGSQYPLLNAQGNEQREFSDALDNLKFALDSVSECSAGVYLAFHHQLLHAQTALKQHTTELNAFSGLEANIAIQTSQACYQVKVEDITKATEFNCMSIMMQPVDLTQQLNNLNNLLARPPHFLFLQGFGTGNLAVNDAMIALIDQLYEQGCISVLTTQVPFGATDQRYAIAEWVNHCKILLNESYGHSDLYAKALKMYLQYDTVEQWHRHWYDQ from the coding sequence ATGATAAAAAATATTGCATTAATTTATATGGGCGGCACATTCGGCTGTGTGGGAGATCCTCTTGCACCGATGCCTGCTGATTTATTTATTCCAAAGCTCGAACAGATACTTGCAGAGCAATATTTCGTCGAATGTCACCATGCACCCGCGATTAAGGACAGTAGTGCCTGCACAGCAACCGACTGGTTGCAACTGGTACAGTTTATTCAGCAATTGCAATCGCGGCAGATCCAGCATTTTGTGATTATTCACGGTACAGATACGCTGAGTTATGCCAGTGCAGTACTGGCACATTTTATTGGAAACTCGGCGCATGTGGTACTGACCGGTAGCCAATATCCGCTGCTGAATGCTCAAGGCAATGAACAGCGTGAATTTAGTGATGCCCTAGATAACCTGAAATTTGCACTAGATTCCGTCAGCGAATGTAGCGCTGGGGTCTATCTGGCATTCCATCATCAGCTGCTACATGCGCAAACTGCACTGAAACAGCATACTACCGAGTTAAATGCCTTTTCCGGTCTTGAGGCCAATATTGCAATCCAAACCAGTCAAGCGTGTTATCAGGTCAAGGTAGAAGATATTACGAAAGCGACTGAATTCAACTGTATGAGCATCATGATGCAGCCGGTTGATCTGACCCAGCAGCTGAATAATCTGAACAACCTCTTGGCTCGACCACCGCATTTTTTATTTCTGCAAGGTTTTGGCACTGGCAACCTGGCGGTCAATGACGCCATGATTGCACTCATTGATCAACTGTATGAGCAGGGCTGTATTTCTGTCTTAACCACCCAAGTGCCTTTTGGTGCGACGGATCAGCGCTATGCTATTGCCGAATGGGTCAATCACTGCAAAATTTTGCTGAATGAAAGTTATGGCCATTCGGATCTGTATGCAAAAGCCCTGAAAATGTATTTACAATACGACACTGTAGAGCAATGGCATCGTCATTGGTACGATCAATAA
- the truA gene encoding tRNA pseudouridine(38-40) synthase TruA, whose product MQRFAVGIEFCGMHYRGWQTQQPGVASVQETIEKVLSKVADQPILLHGAGRTDAGVHATNMVAHFDTDAVRSERGWLMGCNSQLPKDISIQWIKEMDHSFHARFKAQARRYRYVVYNHPVRPALLHKQVTHVYAPLDVEQMIYAAKKFEGTHNFESFRAAACQSNQPIRHVSHCRLIRHGQYLVLDIQADGFLHHMVRNIMGCLLEIGQGMYAADHIDNIFAAEDRKAAGVTAPADGLYFIHADYPAQFELPELPLGPHWLNMPE is encoded by the coding sequence ATGCAGCGTTTTGCGGTGGGAATTGAGTTTTGTGGGATGCATTATCGGGGATGGCAGACTCAACAGCCGGGAGTTGCAAGCGTACAGGAAACCATTGAGAAGGTTCTGAGCAAAGTTGCCGATCAACCGATCCTCTTGCATGGTGCCGGCCGCACGGATGCCGGGGTACATGCGACCAACATGGTGGCACATTTTGATACGGATGCCGTGCGTTCTGAACGTGGCTGGCTGATGGGCTGCAATAGCCAACTCCCGAAAGACATCTCGATCCAGTGGATCAAAGAAATGGATCACAGCTTCCATGCCCGTTTTAAGGCGCAGGCGCGCCGCTACCGATATGTGGTCTATAACCACCCTGTCCGCCCGGCATTGCTGCATAAACAGGTCACCCATGTCTATGCACCACTTGATGTTGAACAGATGATATACGCCGCGAAAAAGTTTGAAGGCACGCATAACTTTGAAAGCTTCCGCGCCGCAGCCTGTCAGTCCAATCAGCCCATCCGCCATGTCAGCCATTGCCGCCTGATCCGGCATGGTCAGTATCTGGTACTGGATATTCAGGCCGATGGCTTTCTGCACCATATGGTGCGCAATATCATGGGATGTTTATTGGAAATTGGTCAGGGCATGTATGCTGCCGATCATATTGATAATATTTTCGCGGCAGAAGACCGTAAAGCTGCTGGTGTGACTGCGCCAGCAGATGGTTTGTATTTTATTCATGCTGATTATCCGGCGCAGTTTGAATTACCTGAATTACCCTTAGGTCCGCACTGGCTGAATATGCCGGAATAG